One window of the Esox lucius isolate fEsoLuc1 chromosome 8, fEsoLuc1.pri, whole genome shotgun sequence genome contains the following:
- the btbd8 gene encoding AP2-interacting clathrin-endocytosis protein isoform X1, giving the protein MINTEAAREFQTKEKKSRKNLKKCLASALSADLKRLLQEELEADVRLCAQGSGPSSRPLLVHRAVLLARAPHLLRGATPGPNTIHLNNYDSTELTQFIRRIYTSDQRMCLTGVPEGLAPPPVVFSGPDADSGNPHTDSDGAMVVEPASGLGADLLELYQRGEGSDISIQVGDQMFSCHRAILCARSQYFRAMLCGPWMESSRQCITLQGLGPDEMDILLQFMYGAILDLPLRASASQVVLAADMLGLEGLKDVVEMVLTRDYCRFFPKPVDGVQKTILECLSLTHTLGLPSLHTLCMRWVAEHYVKSWSERNFALLPCEVQRACLNAVTGAMTVQNVVNLLCGSDQLLGILPEVKWAKQTVVLATELQDQCLSFIVTHLARVTHTQAFHSLRESEESTREPALLKKLCSAIRDRLTVDNCCDLFATVDHLAGEEVKGEGSALEERVHRDEEQPFRREISALHTRLWTFLLQSFYAVRHTPGWETLPSKHRDRILAAALDKGDSRRLGKKPVFSSSQPRELRCPLGSAALCESPPVQRTNRVIRNTGTGSSTAAILSATMKSDGLGTPGLPSTTARGTSKPGDSDPSKVKNSKAKQAGEHRSTTAKAKTASSVTPKPVLNGAAAPGGAKREGDAANGPRGSPSGGKGAKDPDKRPNPGARPKTSTSGVASTAQARPGKLQKSIAGKSDSLQGADSSTAHPATTTPSTSGSASPDNSSGSPRNSHTIPGLKPKTQVLTKVLTKSPLTKSSQKTDNAKTNSPTNKPSARETNKAKVPAAGRPTAGGTGGAKADTKGRSTPTGSADNHVSRPGSSLSTRKPASPRKEEDKDSSKDSSDKVASKSPKPNTTNTAKSTSKPAKAASSSAPSRQPSLALAKPGPKQKSMSEPPTGKSPLKPVKNSSVVSSKKTAVKDKEGSNAKTSAESQQDDDSVAGAERLPSHSDPRGTAAQPASADQSPAHHHTPPPGDALSLPLIFSPKQTCQKSAKRPGKPNGTGEARPPTTQPLPTNHGNSLVNGEPAEPTERTPAGKPGPGPATDLPLDTPTPGSLGSTDTPLDESWSALHHQVSPESESASATTSSDDIKPRSEDYDAGGSQDDVDDCCSNDRGGSKGGGTMRCHDFLGRSSSDTSTPEELKMLDGGLRVEVRLKGREVETTSEEEGVRRRPRSWLSRDREEVPVEEVEASVTGKPVPDSQLFSSEESEESEEEDERSEVEVLPGNPAPPADPSPQFQGIVNLAFEDPADPDPDDEQQPDYQSASNFRRSVLISVDECEEMGSEEGGAQTPPQQQPDDALTPCEVFESNPLQAPQSAPGSVSHSRGNLTSGPPTLRQGQANDQEANSKNIVFLTELRDPSLDHHSPSTLKGVEGSPGCPPLDPDPAGLTPQERERPCHLDLRPAKQYSNGGPPCRTTLTKPSQASVENKRADLHLELNDPQQTGASPAHAAIPQSPPGDIEGQCDRLDQTTPTCTHDRRHSKVLSPIYELDVGEAFERLSSSENNKGRSRRSTVGQEEEHNDNHEDYNEESCRFAECDWSMLKQLLSDQESSLGVINPVPEDLNLAQYLIKQTLSLSRDCLEAQQIFLPNEKETFKRWAELISPLEDSTTSITVTSFSPEDAASPQGEWTIVELETHH; this is encoded by the exons ATGGGGCCATGGTTGTGGAGCCAGCGTCGGGTCTGGGAGCAGACCTGTTGGAGCTCTACCAGAGAGGAGAAGGATCCGACATCAGCATCCAAGTGGGGGATCAGATGTTCTCCTGTCACAG ggCGATCCTGTGTGCACGGTCTCAGTATTTCCGAGCCATGCTTTGTGGGCCGTGGATGGAGAGCTCCAGACAGTGCATCACTCTACAGGG ATTGGGTCCAGATGAAATGGACATTCTCCTACAGTTCATGTATGGTGCCATATTAGACCTGCCACTCAGAGCTAGTGCCAG TCAGGTGGTGTTGGCCGCAGACATGTTGGGTCTGGAGGGACTGAAAGACGTAGTGGAGATGGTGCTGACCAGAGACTACTGCCGCTTTTTCCCTAAG CCTGTAGATGGTGTTCAGAAGACCATCCTGGAGTGCCTGTCCCTCACCCACACCCTGGGGCTGCCCAGCCTCCACACTCTGTGTATGAG GTGGGTTGCTGAGCACTATGTGAAGAGCtggtcagagaggaactttgcCCTGTTGCCTTGTGAGGTCCAGAGAGCCTGTCTAAATGCTGTGACTGGAGCCATG ACGGTACAGAACGTTGTGAATCTGCTGTGTGGCAGTGACCAGCTGCTGGGCATCCTCCCGGAGGTCAAGTGGGCCAAACAGACCGTGGTGCTGGCCACAGAGCTGCAGGACCAGTGTCTGTCTTTCATCGTCACCCACCTGGCCcgggtgacacacacacaggcctttcACAGCCTACGAGAG AGTGAGGAGTCAACCCGAGAGCCAGCCCTGTTGAAGAAGCTGTGTTCTGCCATACGCGACAGGCTCACCGTGGACAACTGTTGTGACCTGTTTGCCACTGTGGACCACCTGGCTGGGGAGGAGGTGAAAGGAGAAGGGTCAGCCCTGGAGGAACGGGTCCACAGGGACGAGGAGCAG CCATTCAGGAGAGAGATTAGTGCGCTGCACACTCGGCTGTGGACCTTCCTGCTCCAGTCGTTCTACGCCGTCCGCCACACGCCGGGATGGGAGACCCTGCCCTCCAAGCACAGAGACAGGATACTGGCAG CTGCTCTTGATAAAGGAGACAGTAGAAGACTTGGGAAAAAGCCAGTTTTTAGCAGCTCACAG CCAAGGGAGCTAAGATGCCCCTTAGGTTCTGCAGCTTTGTGTGAGAGCCCTCCTGTCCAACGGACCAATCGGGTCATCAGAAACACTGGAACAGGAAGTTCCACTGCGGCTATATTGTCAGCCACCATGAAGTCAGACGGGCTGGGGACGCCAGGCCTCCCATCTACCACAGCCAGAGGGACCTCCAAGCCTGGAGATAGCGACCCATCCAAGGTAAAGAACAGCAAGGCTAAGCAGGCAGGTGAGCACCGGAGCACAACAGCCAAGGCAAAGACGGCAAGCTCTGTCACACCCAAACCAGTGCTGAATGGTGCAGCTGCCCCGGGAGGGGctaagagggagggagacgctGCAAATGGACCCAGAGGTTCCCCATCGGGAGGAAAAGGGGCTAAAGACCCAGACAAGAGGCCaaaccccggagccaggcccaaGACCTCTACCTCGGGCGTGGCCTCAACAGCTCAGGCCAGGCCAGGGAAGCTGCAGAAGAGCATAGCAGGGAAGAGTGACTCTCTTCAGGGGGCAGACAGCAGTACGGCCCATCCTgccaccaccaccccctccaCATCCGGCAGCGCCTCGCCTGATAACAGCTCGGGAAGTCCACGCAACAGCCACACCATCCCAG gTCTTAAGCCAAAAACTCAGGTTTTGACCAAGGTTTTGACCAAATCTCCACTGACGAAATCCTCCCAGAAAACTGACAATGCAAAGACCAACAG CCCTACCAATAAGCCCAGTGCTAGAGAGACAAATAAAGCAAAGGTCCCTGCTGCCGGAAGACCCACAGCTGGAGGAACAGGTGGAGCCAAAGCAGACACAAAGGGGCGGAGCACACCTACAGGCTCAGCTGACAACCACG tctccagacctggaTCCTCCTTGAGTACCAGGAAGCCTGCATCTCCCAGGAAAGAGGAGGATAAGGACAGCTCCAAAGACTCCTCAGACAAAGTGGCCAGTAAGAGCCCTAAACCCAACACCACTAACACAGCCAAATCTACATCTAAACCAGCAAAAGCCGCCTCCAGCTCGGCTCCTTCCAGACAGCCTTCACTAGCATTGGCCAAACCTGGACCGAAGCAGAAGAGTATGTCCGAACCTCCTACGGGGAAATCCCCCCTTAAGCCTGTTAAAAACTCTTCAGTTGTTTCTTCCAAAAAAACAGCTGTTAAAGATAAAGAGGGCTCTAACGCTAAGACCTCAGCAGAGTCCCAGCAGGATGACGACTCTGTCGCCGGAGCAGAGAGGCTCCCCTCGCATTCAGATCCCAGAGGCACGGCAGCACAGCCAGCGTCCGCAGACCAGAGCCCTGCTCATCACCACACGCCTCCACCAGGGGATGCACTTTCCTTACCCTTGATCTTCAGTCCTAAACAGACTTGTCAGAAGTCTGCCAAGCGACCAGGTAAACCTAACGGCACCGGAGAAGCCAGGCCCCCAACCACTCAGCCGCTGCCGACCAACCATGGGAACAGCCTTGTAAATGGGGAGCCCGCTGAGCCCACGGAGCGCACGCCCGCCGGTAAGCCCGGCCCTGGCCCGGCCACGGACCTCCCGCTAGACACGCCGACCCCAGGCAGTCTGGGCAGCACGGACACCCCGCTGGACGAGTCGTGGAGCGCCCTGCACCACCAGGTCAGCCCCGAGTCGGAGTCCGCCAGCGCCACCACCTCCTCGGACGACATCAAGCCCCGCTCCGAGGACTACGACGCCGGGGGTTCGCAGGACGACGTGGACGACTGCTGCTCCAACGACCGCGGCGGATCCAAGGGGGGCGGCACCATGCGCTGCCACGACTTCCTCGGCCGCAGTAGCAGTGACACGAGCACGCCCGAGGAGCTGAAGATGCTGGATGGCGGGCTGCGGGTGGAGGTGAGGCTGAAGGGGCGCGAGGTTGAGACCACCAGCGAGGAGGAAGGGGTCAGGCGGCGGCCGCGCTCCTGGCTGAGcagggacagggaggaggtgCCTGTGGAGGAAGTGGAGGCCAGTGTTACGGGGAAGCCAGTCCCCGACAGCCAGCTCTTCTCTTCCGAGGAGTCCGAAGAGTCCGAGGAAGAGGATGAGCGGTCAGAGGTGGAGGTTCTTCCAGGTAATCCGGCCCCTCCCGCTGACCCCTCCCCTCAGTTCCAGGGCATTGTAAACCTGGCCTTCGAGGACCCAGCCGACCCTGACCCAGACGACGAGCAGCAGCCGGACTACCAGTCGGCCTCGAACTTCCGGCGCTCCGTTCTGATCTCTGTGGATGAGTGCGAGGAGATGGGTTCTGAGGAGGGCGGGGCACAGACTCCGCCCCAGCAACAGCCTGACGACGCCCTCACACCTTGTGAAGTCTTTGAGAGCAACCCTCTTCAGGCCCCTCAGTCGGCCCCTGGCTCCGTCTCTCACTCCAGGGGCAACTTGACATCTGGTCCACCCACGCTTCGGCAGGGACAAGCAAACGACCAGGAAGCCAACAGCAAAAACATTGTGTTCCTCACTGAGCTCCGGGATCCTTCTTTAGATCACCACAGCCCCAGCACGTTGAAAGGTGTCGAGGGCAGCCCTGGTTGCCCTCCCCTGGACCCTGATCCCGCTGGCCTGACTCCCCAGGAGCGGGAGAGGCCCTGCCACTTGGACCTCCGCCCTGCTAAACAGTACAGCAATGGAGGACCACCATGTAGGACCACCTTGACCAAACCTAGCCAAGCGTCTGTAGAGAACAAGAGAGCAGACTTACATCTAGAATTAAATGACCCTCAACAGACAGGGGCGTCTCCTGCACATGCAGCTATCCCACAATCCCCACCAG GGGACATTGAGGGACAATGTGACAGATTGGATCAAACAACACCAACCTGTACTCATGACCGCCGCCACTCTAAAGTCCTCTCTCCCATCTACGAACTGGACGTGGGAGAAGCCTTTGAGCGCCTCAGCTCCTCGGAAAACAACAAGGGCAGGAGCAGGAGGAGCACAGTggggcaggaggaggagcaTAACGACAACCATGAAGATTACAATGAGGAAAGCTGTAGGTTTGCAGAGTGTGACTGGAGCATGCTGAAGCAACTCCTATCAGACCAGGAGTCCAGTCTGGGTGTGATAAACCCAGTCCCGGAAGACCTGAACCTAGCCCAGTATCTGATCAAACAGACCCTGTCCCTATCCCGGGACTGCCTTGAAGCCCAGCAGATCTTTCTGCCCAATGAGAAGGAGACATTTAAGCGTTGGGCGGAGCTCATATCACCTCTGGAGGACTCCACAACCAGCATCACAGTTACCAGTTTCTCTCCAGAGGACGCAGCGTCTCCGCAGGGGGAGTGGACCATCGTGGAGCTGGAAACCCACCACTGA
- the LOC105011771 gene encoding uncharacterized protein C1orf146 homolog isoform X2, which yields MTTNCVNRTPQWKTTIIVSKSLKNHDTSRTLLAQEHRLRFSDAVASGSFVFPQSGIAFLIINPQEQPENLGEAGVYFDKIKEFVMVHRNSFLLLQAPFFGKKELDILSGIQFRFLGSNLRVLPVHNNTEATSKPHVDSMRDRMSQARAHILESSPVWEMLRDIKLG from the exons ATGACGACAAACTGTGTAAATAGGACAcctcaatggaagacaacaATTATAGTCAGCAAATCACTAAAG AACCATGACACATCCAGGACACTTCTTGCGCAGGAGCATCGTCTCCGATTCTCAGACGCTGTGGCGTCTGGCTCCTTTGTTTTCCCTCAGTCAG GTATTGCATTCCTTATTATAAACCCACAAGAACAACCAGAGAACCTTGGGGAAGCAGGAGTATATTTTGACAAGATCAAGGAGTTTGTGATGGTTCACCGCAATAGCTTCCTTCTCCTGCAAGCCCCTTTTTTTGGGAAGAAGGAACTGGACATCTTGTCTGGGATACAGTTCAG ATTCCTTGGCAGCAATCTCAGAGTTCTACCTGTACACAACaacactgag GCCACAAGTAAGCCCCATGTGGACAGCATGCGGGATCGGATGTCTCAGGCCAGGGCCCACATCCTGGAGAGCAGCCCTGTGTGGGAGATGCTCAGGGACATTAAGCTGGGGTGA
- the LOC105011771 gene encoding uncharacterized protein C1orf146 homolog isoform X1, with amino-acid sequence MTTNCVNRTPQWKTTIIVSKSLKNHDTSRTLLAQEHRLRFSDAVASGSFVFPQSGIAFLIINPQEQPENLGEAGVYFDKIKEFVMVHRNSFLLLQAPFFGKKELDILSGIQFRFLGSNLRVLPVHNNTEVVKAMLTIARATSKPHVDSMRDRMSQARAHILESSPVWEMLRDIKLG; translated from the exons ATGACGACAAACTGTGTAAATAGGACAcctcaatggaagacaacaATTATAGTCAGCAAATCACTAAAG AACCATGACACATCCAGGACACTTCTTGCGCAGGAGCATCGTCTCCGATTCTCAGACGCTGTGGCGTCTGGCTCCTTTGTTTTCCCTCAGTCAG GTATTGCATTCCTTATTATAAACCCACAAGAACAACCAGAGAACCTTGGGGAAGCAGGAGTATATTTTGACAAGATCAAGGAGTTTGTGATGGTTCACCGCAATAGCTTCCTTCTCCTGCAAGCCCCTTTTTTTGGGAAGAAGGAACTGGACATCTTGTCTGGGATACAGTTCAG ATTCCTTGGCAGCAATCTCAGAGTTCTACCTGTACACAACaacactgaggtagtcaaggcAATGCTTACTATAGCCAGA GCCACAAGTAAGCCCCATGTGGACAGCATGCGGGATCGGATGTCTCAGGCCAGGGCCCACATCCTGGAGAGCAGCCCTGTGTGGGAGATGCTCAGGGACATTAAGCTGGGGTGA
- the btbd8 gene encoding AP2-interacting clathrin-endocytosis protein isoform X2: MINTEAAREFQTKEKKSRKNLKKCLASALSADLKRLLQEELEADVRLCAQGSGPSSRPLLVHRAVLLARAPHLLRGATPGPNTIHLNNYDSTELTQFIRRIYTSDQRMCLTGVPEGLAPPPVVFSGPDADSGNPHTDSDGAMVVEPASGLGADLLELYQRGEGSDISIQVGDQMFSCHRAILCARSQYFRAMLCGPWMESSRQCITLQGLGPDEMDILLQFMYGAILDLPLRASASQVVLAADMLGLEGLKDVVEMVLTRDYCRFFPKTCLFPLLTKACRWCSEDHPGVPVPHPHPGAAQPPHSVYETVQNVVNLLCGSDQLLGILPEVKWAKQTVVLATELQDQCLSFIVTHLARVTHTQAFHSLRESEESTREPALLKKLCSAIRDRLTVDNCCDLFATVDHLAGEEVKGEGSALEERVHRDEEQPFRREISALHTRLWTFLLQSFYAVRHTPGWETLPSKHRDRILAAALDKGDSRRLGKKPVFSSSQPRELRCPLGSAALCESPPVQRTNRVIRNTGTGSSTAAILSATMKSDGLGTPGLPSTTARGTSKPGDSDPSKVKNSKAKQAGEHRSTTAKAKTASSVTPKPVLNGAAAPGGAKREGDAANGPRGSPSGGKGAKDPDKRPNPGARPKTSTSGVASTAQARPGKLQKSIAGKSDSLQGADSSTAHPATTTPSTSGSASPDNSSGSPRNSHTIPGLKPKTQVLTKVLTKSPLTKSSQKTDNAKTNSPTNKPSARETNKAKVPAAGRPTAGGTGGAKADTKGRSTPTGSADNHVSRPGSSLSTRKPASPRKEEDKDSSKDSSDKVASKSPKPNTTNTAKSTSKPAKAASSSAPSRQPSLALAKPGPKQKSMSEPPTGKSPLKPVKNSSVVSSKKTAVKDKEGSNAKTSAESQQDDDSVAGAERLPSHSDPRGTAAQPASADQSPAHHHTPPPGDALSLPLIFSPKQTCQKSAKRPGKPNGTGEARPPTTQPLPTNHGNSLVNGEPAEPTERTPAGKPGPGPATDLPLDTPTPGSLGSTDTPLDESWSALHHQVSPESESASATTSSDDIKPRSEDYDAGGSQDDVDDCCSNDRGGSKGGGTMRCHDFLGRSSSDTSTPEELKMLDGGLRVEVRLKGREVETTSEEEGVRRRPRSWLSRDREEVPVEEVEASVTGKPVPDSQLFSSEESEESEEEDERSEVEVLPGNPAPPADPSPQFQGIVNLAFEDPADPDPDDEQQPDYQSASNFRRSVLISVDECEEMGSEEGGAQTPPQQQPDDALTPCEVFESNPLQAPQSAPGSVSHSRGNLTSGPPTLRQGQANDQEANSKNIVFLTELRDPSLDHHSPSTLKGVEGSPGCPPLDPDPAGLTPQERERPCHLDLRPAKQYSNGGPPCRTTLTKPSQASVENKRADLHLELNDPQQTGASPAHAAIPQSPPGDIEGQCDRLDQTTPTCTHDRRHSKVLSPIYELDVGEAFERLSSSENNKGRSRRSTVGQEEEHNDNHEDYNEESCRFAECDWSMLKQLLSDQESSLGVINPVPEDLNLAQYLIKQTLSLSRDCLEAQQIFLPNEKETFKRWAELISPLEDSTTSITVTSFSPEDAASPQGEWTIVELETHH, from the exons ATGGGGCCATGGTTGTGGAGCCAGCGTCGGGTCTGGGAGCAGACCTGTTGGAGCTCTACCAGAGAGGAGAAGGATCCGACATCAGCATCCAAGTGGGGGATCAGATGTTCTCCTGTCACAG ggCGATCCTGTGTGCACGGTCTCAGTATTTCCGAGCCATGCTTTGTGGGCCGTGGATGGAGAGCTCCAGACAGTGCATCACTCTACAGGG ATTGGGTCCAGATGAAATGGACATTCTCCTACAGTTCATGTATGGTGCCATATTAGACCTGCCACTCAGAGCTAGTGCCAG TCAGGTGGTGTTGGCCGCAGACATGTTGGGTCTGGAGGGACTGAAAGACGTAGTGGAGATGGTGCTGACCAGAGACTACTGCCGCTTTTTCCCTAAG ACTTGTCTGTTTCCCCTGCTGACCAAAGCCTGTAGATGGTGTTCAGAAGACCATCCTGGAGTGCCTGTCCCTCACCCACACCCTGGGGCTGCCCAGCCTCCACACTCTGTGTATGAG ACGGTACAGAACGTTGTGAATCTGCTGTGTGGCAGTGACCAGCTGCTGGGCATCCTCCCGGAGGTCAAGTGGGCCAAACAGACCGTGGTGCTGGCCACAGAGCTGCAGGACCAGTGTCTGTCTTTCATCGTCACCCACCTGGCCcgggtgacacacacacaggcctttcACAGCCTACGAGAG AGTGAGGAGTCAACCCGAGAGCCAGCCCTGTTGAAGAAGCTGTGTTCTGCCATACGCGACAGGCTCACCGTGGACAACTGTTGTGACCTGTTTGCCACTGTGGACCACCTGGCTGGGGAGGAGGTGAAAGGAGAAGGGTCAGCCCTGGAGGAACGGGTCCACAGGGACGAGGAGCAG CCATTCAGGAGAGAGATTAGTGCGCTGCACACTCGGCTGTGGACCTTCCTGCTCCAGTCGTTCTACGCCGTCCGCCACACGCCGGGATGGGAGACCCTGCCCTCCAAGCACAGAGACAGGATACTGGCAG CTGCTCTTGATAAAGGAGACAGTAGAAGACTTGGGAAAAAGCCAGTTTTTAGCAGCTCACAG CCAAGGGAGCTAAGATGCCCCTTAGGTTCTGCAGCTTTGTGTGAGAGCCCTCCTGTCCAACGGACCAATCGGGTCATCAGAAACACTGGAACAGGAAGTTCCACTGCGGCTATATTGTCAGCCACCATGAAGTCAGACGGGCTGGGGACGCCAGGCCTCCCATCTACCACAGCCAGAGGGACCTCCAAGCCTGGAGATAGCGACCCATCCAAGGTAAAGAACAGCAAGGCTAAGCAGGCAGGTGAGCACCGGAGCACAACAGCCAAGGCAAAGACGGCAAGCTCTGTCACACCCAAACCAGTGCTGAATGGTGCAGCTGCCCCGGGAGGGGctaagagggagggagacgctGCAAATGGACCCAGAGGTTCCCCATCGGGAGGAAAAGGGGCTAAAGACCCAGACAAGAGGCCaaaccccggagccaggcccaaGACCTCTACCTCGGGCGTGGCCTCAACAGCTCAGGCCAGGCCAGGGAAGCTGCAGAAGAGCATAGCAGGGAAGAGTGACTCTCTTCAGGGGGCAGACAGCAGTACGGCCCATCCTgccaccaccaccccctccaCATCCGGCAGCGCCTCGCCTGATAACAGCTCGGGAAGTCCACGCAACAGCCACACCATCCCAG gTCTTAAGCCAAAAACTCAGGTTTTGACCAAGGTTTTGACCAAATCTCCACTGACGAAATCCTCCCAGAAAACTGACAATGCAAAGACCAACAG CCCTACCAATAAGCCCAGTGCTAGAGAGACAAATAAAGCAAAGGTCCCTGCTGCCGGAAGACCCACAGCTGGAGGAACAGGTGGAGCCAAAGCAGACACAAAGGGGCGGAGCACACCTACAGGCTCAGCTGACAACCACG tctccagacctggaTCCTCCTTGAGTACCAGGAAGCCTGCATCTCCCAGGAAAGAGGAGGATAAGGACAGCTCCAAAGACTCCTCAGACAAAGTGGCCAGTAAGAGCCCTAAACCCAACACCACTAACACAGCCAAATCTACATCTAAACCAGCAAAAGCCGCCTCCAGCTCGGCTCCTTCCAGACAGCCTTCACTAGCATTGGCCAAACCTGGACCGAAGCAGAAGAGTATGTCCGAACCTCCTACGGGGAAATCCCCCCTTAAGCCTGTTAAAAACTCTTCAGTTGTTTCTTCCAAAAAAACAGCTGTTAAAGATAAAGAGGGCTCTAACGCTAAGACCTCAGCAGAGTCCCAGCAGGATGACGACTCTGTCGCCGGAGCAGAGAGGCTCCCCTCGCATTCAGATCCCAGAGGCACGGCAGCACAGCCAGCGTCCGCAGACCAGAGCCCTGCTCATCACCACACGCCTCCACCAGGGGATGCACTTTCCTTACCCTTGATCTTCAGTCCTAAACAGACTTGTCAGAAGTCTGCCAAGCGACCAGGTAAACCTAACGGCACCGGAGAAGCCAGGCCCCCAACCACTCAGCCGCTGCCGACCAACCATGGGAACAGCCTTGTAAATGGGGAGCCCGCTGAGCCCACGGAGCGCACGCCCGCCGGTAAGCCCGGCCCTGGCCCGGCCACGGACCTCCCGCTAGACACGCCGACCCCAGGCAGTCTGGGCAGCACGGACACCCCGCTGGACGAGTCGTGGAGCGCCCTGCACCACCAGGTCAGCCCCGAGTCGGAGTCCGCCAGCGCCACCACCTCCTCGGACGACATCAAGCCCCGCTCCGAGGACTACGACGCCGGGGGTTCGCAGGACGACGTGGACGACTGCTGCTCCAACGACCGCGGCGGATCCAAGGGGGGCGGCACCATGCGCTGCCACGACTTCCTCGGCCGCAGTAGCAGTGACACGAGCACGCCCGAGGAGCTGAAGATGCTGGATGGCGGGCTGCGGGTGGAGGTGAGGCTGAAGGGGCGCGAGGTTGAGACCACCAGCGAGGAGGAAGGGGTCAGGCGGCGGCCGCGCTCCTGGCTGAGcagggacagggaggaggtgCCTGTGGAGGAAGTGGAGGCCAGTGTTACGGGGAAGCCAGTCCCCGACAGCCAGCTCTTCTCTTCCGAGGAGTCCGAAGAGTCCGAGGAAGAGGATGAGCGGTCAGAGGTGGAGGTTCTTCCAGGTAATCCGGCCCCTCCCGCTGACCCCTCCCCTCAGTTCCAGGGCATTGTAAACCTGGCCTTCGAGGACCCAGCCGACCCTGACCCAGACGACGAGCAGCAGCCGGACTACCAGTCGGCCTCGAACTTCCGGCGCTCCGTTCTGATCTCTGTGGATGAGTGCGAGGAGATGGGTTCTGAGGAGGGCGGGGCACAGACTCCGCCCCAGCAACAGCCTGACGACGCCCTCACACCTTGTGAAGTCTTTGAGAGCAACCCTCTTCAGGCCCCTCAGTCGGCCCCTGGCTCCGTCTCTCACTCCAGGGGCAACTTGACATCTGGTCCACCCACGCTTCGGCAGGGACAAGCAAACGACCAGGAAGCCAACAGCAAAAACATTGTGTTCCTCACTGAGCTCCGGGATCCTTCTTTAGATCACCACAGCCCCAGCACGTTGAAAGGTGTCGAGGGCAGCCCTGGTTGCCCTCCCCTGGACCCTGATCCCGCTGGCCTGACTCCCCAGGAGCGGGAGAGGCCCTGCCACTTGGACCTCCGCCCTGCTAAACAGTACAGCAATGGAGGACCACCATGTAGGACCACCTTGACCAAACCTAGCCAAGCGTCTGTAGAGAACAAGAGAGCAGACTTACATCTAGAATTAAATGACCCTCAACAGACAGGGGCGTCTCCTGCACATGCAGCTATCCCACAATCCCCACCAG GGGACATTGAGGGACAATGTGACAGATTGGATCAAACAACACCAACCTGTACTCATGACCGCCGCCACTCTAAAGTCCTCTCTCCCATCTACGAACTGGACGTGGGAGAAGCCTTTGAGCGCCTCAGCTCCTCGGAAAACAACAAGGGCAGGAGCAGGAGGAGCACAGTggggcaggaggaggagcaTAACGACAACCATGAAGATTACAATGAGGAAAGCTGTAGGTTTGCAGAGTGTGACTGGAGCATGCTGAAGCAACTCCTATCAGACCAGGAGTCCAGTCTGGGTGTGATAAACCCAGTCCCGGAAGACCTGAACCTAGCCCAGTATCTGATCAAACAGACCCTGTCCCTATCCCGGGACTGCCTTGAAGCCCAGCAGATCTTTCTGCCCAATGAGAAGGAGACATTTAAGCGTTGGGCGGAGCTCATATCACCTCTGGAGGACTCCACAACCAGCATCACAGTTACCAGTTTCTCTCCAGAGGACGCAGCGTCTCCGCAGGGGGAGTGGACCATCGTGGAGCTGGAAACCCACCACTGA